One window from the genome of Pungitius pungitius chromosome 14, fPunPun2.1, whole genome shotgun sequence encodes:
- the frmd6 gene encoding FERM domain-containing protein 6, with amino-acid sequence MNRLHFHNNKTMQDRRCVCVFLPNDDTLNVIVNVKTLCQELLVQVCDLLRLKDCHLFGLSVIQNNEHIYMELDQKISKYCPKEWKREASKGIDQFGPPMIIHFRAQYYVENGRLISDRAARYYYYWHLRKQVLLSQCIQREEAYFLLAAFALQADLGNFKRNKHFGKYFEPEAYFPPWVITKRGREYILRHIPNMHKDQFALTASEAHLKYIKECAHLDDVTVHYYRLYKDKKEVEASLTLGLTLRGIQIFQNVGSVRQLLYDFPWTNVGKLVFVGKKFEILPDGLPSARKLIYYTGCPLRSRHLLQLLSNSHRLYMNLQPVLKQVRRLEENEDKKQYRESYISDALELDMDQLDKRSRASGSSAGSVSHHKRLSRHSTTSHGSSHTSGIEADSFRASGQAPHRPLRTCSSSTTSRGSSHTSGIESSGKERILDDDEIEMLVDDPKDYEELHEMVLDQELCIHITEDMLTMSPDPTNGYSGLIVRDVGSSTSSSSETVVKMRGQSIESLPQTLVCRKPPSSTDRHSQSLDDVRLYQKDCLHWAELCQDTAHSYTFGCAQELSDGGGGGGGVSQGLADQRAGMLGGEQHPFPIKRSNKYFSLDLSSDEVPEFVV; translated from the exons ATGAACAGACTGCACttccacaacaacaaaaccatGCAGGACCGccgctgtgtctgtgtctttttgccCAACGACGACACACTCAATGTCATAGTCAAC GTGAAGACCTTGTGCCAGGAACTGTTGGTCCAAGTGTGTGACCTCCTGAGGCTGAAGGACTGTCACCTGTTTGGACTCAGCGTTATTCAGA ATAATGAACACATCTATATGGAGCTGGATCAGAAGATATCCAAGTACTGCCCCAAAGAATGGAAGAGAGAGGCCAGCAAG GGCATAGACCAGTTCGGGCCTCCAATGATCATTCACTTCAGAGCTCAGTACTACGTTGAGAACGGGAGGTTAATCAG TGACCGGGCAGCCAGGTACTATTACTACTGGCACCTGAGGAAGCAGGTGCTGCTCTCCCAGTGCATCCAAAGGGAGGAGGCCTACTTCCTGCTGGCAGCCTTCGCCCTGCAGGCTGACCTGGGCAACTTCAAACGTAACAAGCACTTTGGGAAGTACTTTGAACCTGAAGCCTACTTCCCTCCATGG GTGATAACCAAGCGCGGCCGCGAGTACATCCTGAGGCACATCCCCAACATGCACAAAGACCAGTTTGCTCTCACGGCGTCCGAGGCGCACCTCAAGTACATCAAGGAATGTGCCCACCTGGACGACGTCACCGTCCACTACTATAGGCTCTACAAG GAcaagaaggaggtggaggcgtcTCTTACTTTGGGACTGACTTTACGTGGTATCCAAATATTTCAG AATGTCGGGTCTGTGCGGCAACTCCTGTACGACTTCCCCTGGACCAACGTGGGGAAACTGGTATTTGTG GGGAAGAAGTTCGAGATCCTTCCTGACGGCCTGCCCTCGGCGCGGAAACTCATCTACTACACGGGTTGCCCCCTGCGCTCCCGCCACCTCCTGCAGTTGCTCAGCAACAGCCACCGGCTCTACATGAACCTGCAGCCCGTCCTCAAACAAGTCCGCCGGTTGGAGGAAAACGAAG ACAAGAAGCAGTACAGGGAGTCGTACATCAGCGACGCCCTCGAACTGGACATGGACCAGCTGGACAAGCGCTCCCGAGCCAGCGGCAGCAGCGCGGGGAGCGTGTCTCATCACAAGCGCCTGTCCCGCCACTCCACCACCAGCCACGGCAGCTCGCACACCTCGGGCATCGAGGCGGACAGCTTCAGGGCCTCGGGTCAAGCGCCGCACAGGCCGCTGCGGACCTGCAGCTCGTCCACCACCAGCCGCGGCAGCTCCCACACCTCCGGCATCGAGAGCAGCGGCAAGGAGCGAATTCTGGACGATGACG AGATCGAGATGCTTGTGGACGACCCCAAAGACTACGAGGAGCTTCATGAGATGGTCCTGGACCAGGAGCTGTGCATCCACATCACTGAGGACATGTTGACCATGTCGCCCGATCCGACCAACGGATACTCAG GACTGATAGTGAGAGACGtcggctcctccacctccagctcctctgagACGGTCGTCAAGATGAGAGGACAGAGCATCGAGTCTCTGCCGCAG ACTTTAGTGTGCAGGAAGCCTCCGTCCTCCACCGACCGACACAGCCAGTCTCTGGACGACGTCCGGCTCTACCAGAAGGACTGCCTGCATTGGGCGGAGCTCTGCCAGGACACCGCCCACAGCTACACGTTCGGCTGCGCCCAGGAGCTGAGcgacgggggcgggggcggcggcggcgtctctCAGGGCCTCGCCGATCAGCGCGCCGGCATGCTGGGGGGCGAGCAGCACCCGTTTCCCATCAAGAGAAGCAACAAGTACTTCTCCCTGGATCTGTCCAGCGACGAGGTGCCCGAGTTTGTGGTGTGA